The following nucleotide sequence is from Cicer arietinum cultivar CDC Frontier isolate Library 1 chromosome 2, Cicar.CDCFrontier_v2.0, whole genome shotgun sequence.
ACAGCAGCACTCCAAATTGCCTTCACTTGTAAGGGTTCAAGCACTAACTTCTGACAAAGAAATCCAAGATTCAAGATCTTTTCTTTCAAAATCAAGATGTTTCATCAGGAACATAGAAATCAAATCTAACATCAACAGAACCTGAAATATCTCCAGTGTCCTTATACTCAACATTTGTTATTGTCCCAACTTCATCCACCTCTTGATATTCTGGCTTAACCCGCCGTACAGGTACTGTAACAGAGTAAATGGTTCCAATATCTGTATCTGCAGAGACACTTAGCTGAACTTTGTCCTGTGATTCTATTTCCACAAAATCTGATAGAGCACGCACAACGTTGCTAACGATTTTTCGCTTTGCCTCATCACTTACTGCACATCGATCAGAAAACAAAATCATCTTCAAGCGTTGCTTGGCAATCCTAGCATTTGAACTTCTCTTAGACACCGCGGATGGGAAAACTATCTTCCAAGCTAAATTTAAACGCTCAAAGAAGCTCATATTAACAGCATCAAGGAGAAAGTTCTCAGCTTCTTGGCTAATAACTGactttgatgaaaatttaggacCTCCAAGGACTGCAAAAACTGGCTTGTAATAGCCACGCATATTGTTTCGTACAGTTGTCATGGTGGAACGTTTTGGGGTGAATTCTGATATTCTGGATCCTCCATTTAAGAAACAATGAAAGTCCACCTATTAAACAGAAAAATTAAGAGATGAATACATTTTGTAAATCTTGTAAggatctttatttatttaaactgaAACATTATCAACAATGAAACATTTCAGAAGTTAAGCCACATGCATCTGAATCAAAATATCTCaacaataaaaatgattaaagaacATTCTATTAAACCTTTTCACCTATATGGAATATCAGAAAGGAAATAGTTGTATCACATCCTCTTTTAGCAACTGATGAGCACAAAATGCTAAATATATATTCTCCTCAATTTTGAACTTATCAACTATAGATTACTCATATTTCCAATCAAATGGAATAAGATGGAAAAACAATTATGCCCTCCACTCCACTGATACTTTGGTCTAGAGGGCCATGAAATAGAGTTGCAAATTATGAGTTGTGGTTAATCAACAATCCCTGTAGAGTGTAGACAGTATCACAACAACTCATCAAAACTTCGAAACCCCTTTCCCCTTCATTTCTGTCAccaaaatatatgatataatttcAAAGACTTGTATCAGCTGAAAAAAATAACACCCATAACAAAGAGAACTAGTATTTTAGTACATGTTTATACTGATGGTGAGTTTGGTAGAATCCCAGTCGAATGTTGTGATTTTGGCAAAAGCTATAGCTATACTCTAAAGCTTAAACAAAACTATAGTGCCACCATATTTTCGTCAACAATTTTGCTAGTTACACCTCTTTTATTTCCGGTTACACCCAGATGGCTTATGTGAACTGAATTCACCTAACCTATGTGAATTCAGTTCACATACAAAAAGTTAAGGTTATTCTTTTGGGTGTAACTAGAAATAAAAGGGGTGTACTAGCAAAATTGTTTGTCAAACTCACCATCATTCCAAGCATCCACTTAAAGTATGGTTTCATCCGCAACATATATCCAAAAGTTCAATTACCGCAACCACAATTTACTATCATTTCATGTTAATTTCCAAATCATACTGGATGCATACATCAAGATAACGTTCCTgaacttaaaaatgaaaataaaatggtCACATTTGGCTCTTCAAGGCCATTACTAAAGCAAcattaaacaaatttaatttacttatttCTATTCAACATTCTTCATAATTAATACTACAAGACAGCACAATCTAAAAAGTAATTTGAAGAAGCATAAttgaaaccctaattgaatGGTTTGAGGGGTATTAGAGTAATTGGCATA
It contains:
- the LOC101491809 gene encoding cell division topological specificity factor homolog, chloroplastic, with product MTISGDLRVTSATLPLYRSLPTTSFLSSKVDFHCFLNGGSRISEFTPKRSTMTTVRNNMRGYYKPVFAVLGGPKFSSKSVISQEAENFLLDAVNMSFFERLNLAWKIVFPSAVSKRSSNARIAKQRLKMILFSDRCAVSDEAKRKIVSNVVRALSDFVEIESQDKVQLSVSADTDIGTIYSVTVPVRRVKPEYQEVDEVGTITNVEYKDTGDISGSVDVRFDFYVPDETS